In Rattus rattus isolate New Zealand chromosome 3, Rrattus_CSIRO_v1, whole genome shotgun sequence, one genomic interval encodes:
- the Lce6a gene encoding late cornified envelope protein 6A, whose translation MSQQKQQSSELPNAPKCSPPKGPNFCLTSCSSSCGTSCSAGYSSQLRRLGLRNTANRKKIHHPQPRCLRGGTTYHCKEEEC comes from the coding sequence ATGTCACAGCAGAAGCAACAATCCTCAGAGCTCCCAAATGCTCCCAAATGTTCACCTCCCAAAGGCCCAAACTTCTGTCTGACTTCCTGCTCATCTTCTTGCGGGACTTCTTGTTCAGCAGGCTATTCTTCCCAATTGCGAAGGTTGGGGCTTCGGAACACTGCCAATCGCAAGAAAATTCACCACCCACAACCTCGCTGTCTtaggggtggcaccacctacCACTGCAAAGAAGAAGAGTGCTAA